TCAGTCTCTAGTGGATGCTGCGTGACTAATGTACTAAGCATTGGTCTTCCGTGAATGCCACTATGTTCAAATTTATCCTGGATTTTGCTGAAGACATGAATTTTAAATGTATATTAACTTTTCATTAcaaattttattttctaaattcAATCTTATCGGTCCTCATCCTTGTGCACATGTCTGTTTGCAAGTTTTGAAATTACTGCTTTATTGATCAGTGTCAACTTTCACCAATATCTGCACTTGCACAAACTAATACATATGCTTGTAGAATGCAGAAAAATATAAGCATCTCGTGTTTGACATCAACTAGAACAAGCTTATGTCCCAAATATTTGGTTTGGGTTACATGGATGTTCTCCTGTCATTGAGGCCTTTGTAATCTAGAAAATATTTGTCTGACTTAATCCCCTGTATAGTTAATTGATTCATTAATATTAAATTACAACAATAATGCTAAATTGGTGAAACTTCAAAAGCCTCCttgaatttttataaaattataatggGAAATATTTACCGCTATGATTATGGTTCTCTGTTAACCCTTCTTTGCCGTTAAATGACCCCAAAGTTTGAAAAGATGGAACATTTttcctttattttaaaaaaaattataaaattttatgctTTCTAAACAAGTTATGAGTTTATACTTGTTTTACCATTTGATTGTGCTTAGTGAACCCTGCCTATCATACAATTTCTTCTGAATATAATTGTTTTTGAACAAGCTTGTCTGTGATGAACTATTTCGTGGTAAACTCAGCAATCTTGTGATAATCTAATCAACCATCTACTATTTTAGAATTTCTGGCAAGTGGCAACTAGATGTTTATCATGTCAGAATGCTGACATTTCCTGATCCAGAAATTTAGGAAGAAGTCTATTTAGTCTTTGTTGAAGTTGCATCAATCTTTCATCATCTGtgatttgaatatctttttagtTTCCCCTATTgatatttttggatattttaaaCATTCTCGTCTTTTTGTGGAGGGAGTACATATTGCATCCATTGGATGTAGTTTTTTCCTTTGTTATTCTTTAATGAGAGGGCCTTGTTAAGAATGTTACTTGGTAGTGCTAATAATTTTGGATATGCTTGTTTTCTGTCTGTCACCATTATGCTAAGAAATTTTTAGTTTCTCATTTAACATTTTCCAGGAATTTGGACATAAAGCAGCATTTTACCATGGGACCATGGACCCTCTTCAAAGATCATATGTGCAGAAGCAGTGGAGTAAAGATGAGATCAACATAATTTGTGCCACTGTGGCATTTGGAATGGGTATTTCTCACTTATATGTATCTGAATTTTGTCTGTAAATAAATTATTGCATTTATTGAAATATATTAATGATACATGAAAATTTTAGGTATCAACAAACCTGACGTTcgttttgttattcatcattctCTTCCAAAATCTATTGAAGGTTATCATCAGGTAACTCCTAATATGCCTCTGTTGAGCCAGAGCAGGTTAGGCTTTGACTGcaaaacattttttttctttttgactttttAGGAATGTGGACGTGCTGGTAGAGATGGTTTACGATCATCTTGTGTACTGTACTACAACTATAGTGATTATGTAAGTCAATATATGGATGTTTTTCAGCGTACCTCTTTATAACTGTAGGTATTGAGTAACATGAACCCCTTTTCTTTTTATCTTGGGAACAGATTCGTGTCAAGCACATGCTTACCCAAGGCATGATTGAGCAAAGTCCCTTGGCATCTGTATCAAGACGCAATTCGTTTGTCAGCAATGATAGAGTGTTTGAAACAAATATTGAGAACCTTTCACGCATGGTACATCAACTAAGTTGATGCTTTTCATTTTCAGCAATGGTTAGCACATATGTAGAATCTGATAATTTTACTTCTATTGCAGGTTAGCTATTGTGAGAATGAAACAGATTGCAGACGTTTACTACAACTGATTCATTTTGGTGAAAAGTTCAATCCAGACAACTGTAAAAGAACCTGTGATAATTGTTCAAAACTGTTGACTTGGGTTGAGAAGGATGTGACTGATATAGCAAAGCAAATGGTTAGTGTTGATCAATTTCTATGTCATAGTATAATGGCTTCATCTGGCAACTGACACATTTTACTTGCATTATATTTGTTCGTAGGTTGAATTAGTAATATCAACTGGAAAGCAGTATTCAACATCTCATGTTCTGGAAGTATACAGGGGTTCCCTGAGCCAAAATGTACACAAATTCGTGTGTGAAATCCTTCCTCTCTGATGGTAGTAAACTGGGCTTGAGCACTTATGTACTTTTTGCTGCAGGTTAAGAAACATAGACATGACAATTTGGGCCTTCATGGAGCTGGAAAGCATCTGCCAAAAGGTGAAGCATCAAGAGTTATTCGTCATTTAGTTGTTGAAGATATACTTGTGGAAGATGTCAGGAAAAGTGATATTTATGGATCCATTTCTTCTGTTttaaaggtatatatatatatcagagatATCTTTACCTTCTACTCTGCAAGTGTTTTTTTCTTTGTGATTCTATTAACATGGCTTCCATTTGTTCCATGTGGTGTGCTCTCAGTTCGATCTGAAATTGAATATCAATATCTATGCGAGACTGATTTTGATTCTGCAGGTAAACGAGTCTAAGGTGCAAAAACTTCTCTCTGGAAAACAAAGGATCATATTGAGGTTTCCACCTTTTCCTTGCTCTCTTCAACTagtcttgtttctttttcttgttcttagaCAACTATGACTGGAGGATTCGCCTAAAGAATTTGCAGGAGCCTTCCGTATGATAAACAATTGTTGACTACACTTTTTTCTCTGCTCTAGGAACTTTAGTTGCTAAGTCCTCGGGGAGTTACAACAGGTGGACCATAATGATTTCATACTCAGTTATGGTATTACCTTGATATGGTATGGTTCTTTGGCTTTCCAGACTAAACTACTAGATCAACTAGGTAATGAGGGTATGACACGGAATACTCAATGAAACTACTAGATCAACAGGTGGACCACCACATGAAATGAAGACATTTTATCGGATCTATTCTCAAGGAGGAATATTTGGTTCATTTAAGACTGAGATATAAGTCTAACTTCTATCTGCCTCTGATGATGATTTCTTCAGATGTATTAGCAGAACTAGTTTAGCATGTTGAATCTTAGAGGGCTCTAGGTTGGACTGGATGTTGAACCATGGAATGCTTAATAAAAacttgttatgaaaaatattcttgTTGAAGGGTGGCAACTGACACATCATAAATACAATTGATTGATATGTAAATGTAGTATGACAATTGGAACTTATCATAGATGTACCATGTCATCTATGACGTAGCTATTAAAAATCCTGTGTGGTCCTGACCGATTGCCATTGAAGGCCCTTGTGATTTTGATCACTGGATGGTAGGTTTTTTACAATGCCAGGTGCAAGCAACTGATTGAGCAGGCAGAAAGGCTCATTTTTAATTTACTTAATCGACAATGTTAAATGTAGAACAGGATACTGTTTCTGAGACACTAGGAAATATATATCACTGGTGTAGAGTCATACAGTGTCGAGATTTCTGCAATGTGGAGGGCATACTGTCAGAAGTCATCTTCTTTGATTTCCCTGCTTCTTAGTTATTAGATCAAGTAGCTTTCTAGTTCAAGATTTATATTTCATAAGTTTTCCCTCTAATCTACTATACATGGGAGATCATGTGAGTTTTGTGATATTGCCTTCGAAGCTATATATTCCCTATGTCACTCACCTATGCAAGTTGGCTTGTATTTATTCGTGGTAATAATTTCTCATAATCCGCATAATACTATGATGTTTTGAGGTAGAGTTTGTATGCATGCCTATgttagtgttcattgtgttctttATCCTATTACTGGCCGTCTGATTCCAGGTTAACCAAACTTTTTAAAATAATGACAAGGTAGAGGTTGTCTTTTGCTATGATTACAATCTGCAATTGCTGGTGCTATAATATTCAAAATACTATATCAGAATTTCAGATTAATGTTGAAATTTGATAACGTTGATGTCATAAACTTTTGCTGTTATGCAGGTTTCCTGCTCCTGCAAAGGCATCTAAAATGAACAAACCTGAAGGGACACCAGCAAAGGGTTCATTGCCAATGAACACAATGACATTTGACATGGGCGCTCAATCAACAAATGAAATCGACCTGGTAAAATTCATATCCACTGTCTTAATGTGCCTATCATATAGCACCTCCTGGAGAACTATGTTCAAATATTATTCTATCTAATTGCAGAATCTTTCTGTCAAACTTTATGCTGCTTTACGTATGCTGCGAACAGCTCTTGTAAAAGAAGCTGGTGAGGGGGTCATGACATATCACATATTTGGGTAAGCTCTGTTTttcaaattcttcatcacatatgCACAAATTAATGCACTTACCTTTAATTCCTTTCATGCTGATGCTTGATGAATTCCCATTCCTACATCAGAAATGCCACATTGCAGCAGATTAGCAAGAGAATACCAAGAACCAAAGAAGAACTTCTCGAGATCACTGGCATTGGAAAGTAAGAATTTGTTACATCTACACCATTAATCAAGTGCTAAATATGTTGACTAATTTGAGTGCTTAATCTAGGGCAAAGGTCCATAAGTACGGGGATCGTGTGTTGGAAACTATAGAAACTACAATCAGAGAGTACCGTAAAACGAGTAGGAatagcagcagtagcagcaatgATAATGCTGATGGAACAAAGAAGCGGAGGGGCTCAGCAGGCAGCGAACCAGGTgctaatgatgatgactttgccGAAAGCACCGTGCAGTCAAAAAAACGAGTAGCAAAACTAGTAAACAGCCAAAATGGTCCAGCAGACACCACAAGCATGTCAGCTTATAATGGTCGGTGTATAGATATCGATCTTGATGGTTATGAGATGGAGAGTGAGGATTCAGTTCCTCCTACGAGGCAGGGACCCCCTGGTCGAGTTCTGCCTCAATGGTTAACTCCAGCAAACCAAATCAACAGCCGCATAGGTGGCCTTTTTAAGGAATATGCATTCAAGAAATAGTTGGATAAGCGTGATGGTTGCCCTTTCTGGTTCCTCCTGGTGATTTGCTTCCAGTCTACAAGGTCATCCATTCTGTACATCACATCCACTTTGCCGGCTGCTAACTTCAATTCTGCTGCTGGAAAATGTCTTTTGGGTGCAAGGTCGATTTTGATGTCTGGTTAAAAGTCTAGTTAGGGTGGGTGGGAGGTGCAAAGAGTTTGGAGGAAACGTGACCAAATTTTTGAAGCCATGTTAATAGTTATGCAAGGCACAAGTAGTGATGTATACTTAGCTGCGCGATGCAAGTGCAATTTTGATATACTTTTTTGAGAATTTGTAGGGCAATTGCGTTATTGTAAATTCCTGTCTACTACACCAAGCCAAGGTTCAGATTGTCTTTATGGAATGGGAGGGTGCCCAAATTTCTGGTTTTCTGGCCAAAAATCTCTTGATACTTCAGATGATTGAATTGGTGCCATTTTGGTTTCCCTTCGGATGATTGAACAGTCTATTTATGTTTCAGATATATCAATAATTTCTTAGATGACTTGTAGTCACATACAAGAGGCAAATTTAAATGCACTGTTGTGTTGTTGATAATGACTGACACCCACTTTATTTGGTGAATGTGCTGTAGCAGTCGAAATGATAACCGAAGCAGACAGAAGAATCATGACTCGACGATCGCCAACACAAACGAAACATGATGACGCCGTGGTTGCTCAGTAATGCATGACGTAGACGTCGTATTCGACGATGGCGTTCCCGGTGCTCATGTCGAGCCTGTGGGTGCGGGCGACGGCGTAACCGCGGGCGAAGCGGAACAGCCCGCTGCCGCCCACCACCGGCATCTCCCGCACGGCGTGGAACGGCGCGTTGCGGCCGAGGACGGTGAGCACGCTGCCGTCGTACTTGCCGCCCACGAACACCAGGTTCATGGCCTGGAGGAAGCCCGTCTCCTGGAGCCCGGCGGCCGCGTACAGCCCCTGCGCCCGCCCGACCGGCCTCGACGTGGGCTCCGGCCCCTCCGTGAGCAGGTCGTCCATGACCGTGACCACCCCGAATAAGGTCGGCGGCTGCGCATTCGGTGGCCTCGCCACAGCCACCGCCGTCACGTTGCTTCCACTGACGACGTCGTGGAAGTAGAAGTGGAGGTGGCTCACCTTCTCCTTCAGCTTAGCGTGTACTCCTTTGGAGAAGCTGGTGGTCTCAATGCGGCCAcaggaggaggggaggaggaaggaCGAGAGGAGGACGACGAGAACCAGGAATGCCTTGCCCACAGCGTCCGCCATTTTGGTACCATGCCATGCTTGTATCGCATCCATACATATAACagagcaaagcaaagcaaagcgATCTCCCCCACGCCACCATGGAGTGGCTGCAGAAAGTGAAACGGCTCATGGAAGCATCATCATACCGCACAAATATTAAAGCGATTCAATCAAATCCCTggccataaaaataaataataaaaaaaccaaaaaaaggCTTCTATTTCTGCATTTAACTTTACTTTGACTTGAAGAGTTCGACAACATCGTAGTAAGATAATAAATACTTTGCTTCATAATGCGTGTCGGTCATCAAGATTCTTTCCTCCTCCCAATCTAGCTTGGATTGGACGCCAAGTAGCGTGACACAATCCTACTCTCCTTTCTTCCTTGGGGTACAACACATGATCTCCATCATTCTTTTGAGATCTTTAAAGCAGCTTGAGTATACCGTGCAGAATGTGCCCCTCGTATGGCAGGAAACATGACAGATTACAAAACATGAGCTCAACGATGGAGTGTTGTATCGCTTACACTCCATCGTTCATCCTCCTCCTTTCCAAAGCATCTACGAGCATCCTTTCCGCTGCATGTGGCACTGCATCTTCCACTAGAGATCCGTGCAGATCACCATCAATTGTACTAAAGCTACAATCCCATCACCTTCTTTTCTATCTTCCATCTCTTTCCTGTCCTCAGTGCCGCCATCGCTTCCTCATTCACTTTGATCCACAGTAGCACTGCAGAGGCATCATCGCTCATGGCGTTGCTTCTGTACACACTCAGTAGAATCTTGTAACAGGCAATGTCCGGTGGAATTCCCAGCCTCACCATCTTTCCCAAGAGAGTGTTGCATTCCCACACCCTCCCTGCCCTTCCCAATCCACCGATGAGCATCGAGAATGTGACCACGTCCGG
The window above is part of the Musa acuminata AAA Group cultivar baxijiao chromosome BXJ2-6, Cavendish_Baxijiao_AAA, whole genome shotgun sequence genome. Proteins encoded here:
- the LOC135615018 gene encoding dirigent protein 22-like; protein product: MDAIQAWHGTKMADAVGKAFLVLVVLLSSFLLPSSCGRIETTSFSKGVHAKLKEKVSHLHFYFHDVVSGSNVTAVAVARPPNAQPPTLFGVVTVMDDLLTEGPEPTSRPVGRAQGLYAAAGLQETGFLQAMNLVFVGGKYDGSVLTVLGRNAPFHAVREMPVVGGSGLFRFARGYAVARTHRLDMSTGNAIVEYDVYVMHY